A window of Ignavibacteriales bacterium contains these coding sequences:
- a CDS encoding SIS domain-containing protein: MNKEKFIVDSLKESSEVKLKMESTCKAEILLAVQTLSQAYKNKKKLLLCGNGGSAADCQHIATELMIRLNHNINRPALAAIALTTDTSNLTAGSNDIGFENVFARNVEGLGNEGDVLLAISTSGNSPNIIRAVEKAHQKKMFVIGFLGGTGGKLKSLVDLPIVIPSSNIQRIQEGHITLAHIICELVEVELYS; this comes from the coding sequence TTGAACAAAGAAAAATTTATCGTGGATTCTCTAAAAGAGAGCTCAGAAGTAAAACTAAAGATGGAAAGTACATGCAAAGCTGAAATTCTTCTTGCTGTGCAAACACTTTCTCAAGCATACAAAAACAAGAAAAAATTATTGTTATGCGGTAACGGAGGAAGCGCGGCAGATTGCCAGCACATCGCTACTGAACTTATGATCAGATTAAATCATAATATTAATCGCCCCGCTCTTGCAGCAATTGCACTTACTACTGATACATCAAATCTAACAGCCGGTAGTAATGATATTGGATTCGAAAACGTTTTTGCTCGTAATGTTGAGGGGTTAGGAAACGAAGGAGATGTTTTGCTTGCAATATCAACAAGTGGAAATTCTCCCAACATTATTAGAGCAGTAGAAAAAGCTCACCAGAAAAAAATGTTCGTAATTGGTTTCCTCGGCGGTACCGGAGGAAAATTAAAAAGTTTGGTTGATTTACCCATAGTTATTCCATCCTCAAATATCCAACGCATTCAAGAAGGACACATTACACTTGCGCATATAATTTGTGAGTTGGTTGAGGTAGAATTATATAGTTAA